Proteins encoded together in one Bacillota bacterium window:
- a CDS encoding NAD(P)H-dependent oxidoreductase, producing MKISVILGHPEEGSFNHAIAETVVHTLEAGGHEVIFHDLYAEGFDPVLPGREIPKDAPLDPVIQKHCDEISQAEGIVIVHPNWWGQPPAILKGWVDRVIRPGVAYEFLEGDNGEGVPVGLLKARCALVFNTSNTPEERELKVFGDPLETLWKNCVFVLCGVERFHRKMFGVVVTSTLAQRKTWIEEVRKTIQEFFPKT from the coding sequence TTGAAGATATCGGTCATTCTGGGGCACCCGGAAGAAGGCAGTTTCAACCACGCCATAGCGGAAACCGTCGTCCATACCCTTGAGGCCGGCGGTCACGAGGTTATTTTTCACGATCTGTACGCGGAAGGGTTCGACCCCGTCCTGCCGGGCCGGGAGATACCCAAAGACGCCCCTCTTGACCCGGTGATACAGAAGCACTGCGACGAGATTTCCCAGGCGGAGGGAATCGTGATAGTCCATCCCAACTGGTGGGGCCAGCCGCCGGCGATCCTCAAGGGCTGGGTCGACCGCGTGATCCGGCCGGGTGTGGCTTATGAGTTCCTGGAAGGCGACAACGGCGAAGGAGTGCCGGTGGGGCTTTTGAAAGCAAGGTGCGCCCTGGTCTTCAACACCTCGAACACCCCCGAAGAACGGGAACTGAAGGTTTTCGGCGACCCGCTCGAAACGCTGTGGAAGAACTGCGTTTTCGTCCTGTGCGGGGTGGAACGCTTCCACCGGAAAATGTTCGGGGTGGTGGTTACCAGTACCCTTGCGCAAAGAAAAACCTGGATTGAAGAAGTAAGAAAAACCATACAGGAGTTTTTCCCAAAAACCTGA
- a CDS encoding class I SAM-dependent methyltransferase, which produces MLNEIIKKQFNRQAERFSNWSVTRNREYMRRYFEFCRMKKDDTLLDVACGTGEFAIFCAGKIKSVQGIDISENMIKIAAEQAARDRPVNVRFICHDVEKIPCDDGSCSVVICKSAFHHMSNYDQVFREMVRCCEGGGRVSIQDIVSYKDRRVNDFFERLEKEIDLSHNTALSKESIVNLFKANNLSILDEFEVEVELNFADYLGHACQSEDGTARVERLLESGLKDKRISEYFIVADGGLFFKRKVFLILGEK; this is translated from the coding sequence TTGTTAAATGAAATTATCAAGAAGCAGTTCAACAGGCAGGCGGAGAGATTCAGCAACTGGTCCGTCACCCGGAACCGGGAGTACATGCGCCGGTATTTTGAGTTCTGTAGAATGAAAAAGGACGATACGCTCCTGGATGTCGCCTGCGGGACCGGAGAATTCGCGATATTCTGCGCCGGTAAAATAAAATCGGTTCAGGGTATAGACATCTCCGAAAATATGATCAAGATAGCGGCGGAACAGGCGGCACGGGACCGCCCGGTTAATGTAAGATTCATCTGCCACGATGTCGAAAAGATTCCCTGCGATGACGGTTCCTGCTCGGTGGTGATCTGCAAGTCGGCGTTTCACCATATGAGCAATTACGACCAGGTTTTCAGGGAAATGGTGCGATGCTGCGAAGGCGGCGGAAGAGTGAGCATTCAGGACATAGTTTCGTACAAAGACCGGAGGGTCAACGATTTCTTCGAACGCCTGGAAAAGGAGATCGATCTAAGCCACAACACGGCTTTATCTAAAGAATCTATCGTTAACCTCTTCAAAGCCAATAACTTGAGCATTCTGGACGAATTCGAGGTCGAAGTGGAACTGAACTTCGCGGACTATCTCGGTCACGCCTGCCAGTCTGAAGATGGTACGGCAAGGGTGGAAAGGTTGCTGGAATCCGGGTTGAAGGACAAAAGGATTTCGGAATACTTCATCGTCGCCGACGGCGGACTGTTCTTCAAACGAAAAGTCTTTCTTATCCTGGGCGAAAAGTGA